In one window of Branchiostoma floridae strain S238N-H82 chromosome 14, Bfl_VNyyK, whole genome shotgun sequence DNA:
- the LOC118429875 gene encoding uncharacterized protein LOC118429875 isoform X1: protein MAWDISRWNPFDRRFDTRTGLTIAAGCALGVAGYGLCRLVKNRAIVWDNVFGGQAYTTKLLIAFGAVGLISYGVWTSTPKDSSKRPAFKPREELCVVAADQHTLSTIAEEVREATAGIPQAYPVREHRVSNRRDVADLPLYRRSVCCVRNAERNISFNKHGEPEPDADLGFRAFHKMEESTGRSGVILVLFDHGQSQGISDLYSMEGINPSQRLLDAAKGPPCRFLTVSRKLNIEQKGFISRWAKP, encoded by the exons ATGGCATGGGATATATCACGATGGAACCCCTTCGACCGAAGATTTGATACACGTACGGGCTTGACCATAGCAGCCGGATGTGCACTTGGAGTCGCCGGCTACGGACTCTGTCGCTTGGTGAAAAATAGAGCCATCGTTTGGGACAACGTTTTTGGTGGACAGGCCTACACTACAAAACTACTGATTGCCTTTGGCGCGGTCGGTCTGATTTCATATGGAGTTTGGACTTCTACCCCGAAAGACTCAAGTAAAAGACCAGCCTTCAAG CCACGGGAGGAACTGTGCGTAGTGGCCGCTGACCAGCACACACTGTCCACCATCGCGGAGGAGGTCCGAGAGGCAACCGCAGGCATACCGCAGGCATACCCGGTTAGAGAACACCGTGTGAGCAACAGAAGGGACGTGGCTGACTTGCCTCTCTACCGCCGCTCCGTCTGCTGCGTTCGCAACGCAGAAAGGAACATCTCCTTCAACAAGCATGGAGAACCAGAACCGGACGCAGACCTGGGATTTCGCGCCTTTCACAAGATGGAAGAGTCTACAGGTCGTAGTG GAGTGATACTCGTTCTTTTCGATCACGGCCAAAGCCAGGGCATTTCCGACCTGTACAGTATGGAAGGCATCAATCCGTCACAGCGGCTACTCGACGCGGCTAAAGGCCCGCCTTGCCGTTTCCTAACTGTTTCTAGAAAACTTAATATAGAACAAAAAGGATTTATCAGTAGGTGGGCCAAACCCTGA
- the LOC118429875 gene encoding uncharacterized protein LOC118429875 isoform X2 — protein sequence MANLTLPRYISGVLACIVCVFIFMTMDVGLTAGIVVLVLIVLGILSVAAYYFLFRHYCNRKPENASLLEAGTQPREELCVVAADQHTLSTIAEEVREATAGIPQAYPVREHRVSNRRDVADLPLYRRSVCCVRNAERNISFNKHGEPEPDADLGFRAFHKMEESTGRSGVILVLFDHGQSQGISDLYSMEGINPSQRLLDAAKGPPCRFLTVSRKLNIEQKGFISRWAKP from the exons ATGGCCAATCTGACACTTCCACGTTATATCTCCGGTGTGCTCGCCTGTATCGTTTGTGTCTTTATATTCATGACCATGGACGTCGGTTTAACCGCCGGGATTGTTGTTCTTGTTCTGATAGTCCTTGGTATTTTATCTGTAGCTGCATATTACTTCTTGTTCCGTCACTATTGCAACAGAAAGCCTGAAAATGCAAGTCTTCTCGAAGCAGGAACTCAg CCACGGGAGGAACTGTGCGTAGTGGCCGCTGACCAGCACACACTGTCCACCATCGCGGAGGAGGTCCGAGAGGCAACCGCAGGCATACCGCAGGCATACCCGGTTAGAGAACACCGTGTGAGCAACAGAAGGGACGTGGCTGACTTGCCTCTCTACCGCCGCTCCGTCTGCTGCGTTCGCAACGCAGAAAGGAACATCTCCTTCAACAAGCATGGAGAACCAGAACCGGACGCAGACCTGGGATTTCGCGCCTTTCACAAGATGGAAGAGTCTACAGGTCGTAGTG GAGTGATACTCGTTCTTTTCGATCACGGCCAAAGCCAGGGCATTTCCGACCTGTACAGTATGGAAGGCATCAATCCGTCACAGCGGCTACTCGACGCGGCTAAAGGCCCGCCTTGCCGTTTCCTAACTGTTTCTAGAAAACTTAATATAGAACAAAAAGGATTTATCAGTAGGTGGGCCAAACCCTGA